One window of the Marmota flaviventris isolate mMarFla1 chromosome 2, mMarFla1.hap1, whole genome shotgun sequence genome contains the following:
- the LOC114089654 gene encoding interferon alpha-inducible protein 27-like protein 2B isoform X3, with the protein MMQTLGRLSQVWSNRSFLLGSMALTSASMLASSLATQLTSAVTMAEAGGAACGTLLAGLSSQGAMLVSQASLAPVASTVGSFLSGFSAVTSAAAPIGGAVLAPVASAVGPLLGALNVGSVAAAPIGVKAAAVVTGGVLTVGAVPVVLGAIGFTGTGIAASSLAAKMMSIAAIANGGGVSAGSLVATLQSVAFLYAEQGSSRGSTTGVPPGPLPAAPLP; encoded by the exons GTTTGGTCCAATAGAAGCTTTCTGCTCGGCAGCATGGCCCTTACGTCTGCAAGCATGCTGGCCTCCTCCCTGGCCACCCAGTTAACATCAGCAGTGACCATGGCTGAAGCTGGCGGGGCAGCCTGTGGCACCCTCCTGGCTGGCCTTTCGTCACAAG GGGCCATGCTGGTATCCCAGGCTTCCCTGGCCCCTGTGGCATCTACTGTTGGCTCCTTCCTGTCGGGGTTCTCTGCTGTCACCTCGGCTGCTGCTCCAATTGGAG GGGCTGTCCTGGCCCCTGTGGCCTCTGCCGTTGGACCTCTGCTGGGGGCACTGAATGTGGGCTCTGTGGCTGCTGCCCCAATTGGAG TCAAGGCTGCTGCAGTCGTGACTGGTGGAG TCCTGACCGTGGGTGCCGTGCCCGTGGTTCTGGGTGCCATTGGCTTCACTGGGACAGGAATCGCTGCCTCCTCACTGGCGGCCAAGATGATGTCCATAGCTGCCATTGCCAACGGGGGCGGAGTCTCCGCGGGCAGCCTGGTGGCTACTCTGCAGTCAGTGG CCTTCCTCTACGCGGAGCAAGGCAGTTCCCGCGGATCCACCACTGGAGTCCCTCCTGGGCCACTGCCGGCAGCGCCTCTCCCCTAG
- the LOC114089654 gene encoding interferon alpha-inducible protein 27, mitochondrial-like isoform X4 produces the protein MMQTLGRLSQVWSNRSFLLGSMALTSASMLASSLATQLTSAVTMAEAGGAACGTLLAGLSSQGAMLVSQASLAPVASTVGSFLSGFSAVTSAAAPIGGAVLAPVASAVGPLLGALNVGSVAAAPIGVKAAAVVTGGVLTVGAVPVVLGAIGFTGTGIAASSLAAKMMSIAAIANGGGVSAGSLVATLQSVGAAGLSWSSKMALGSAGSAIMARIVGL, from the exons GTTTGGTCCAATAGAAGCTTTCTGCTCGGCAGCATGGCCCTTACGTCTGCAAGCATGCTGGCCTCCTCCCTGGCCACCCAGTTAACATCAGCAGTGACCATGGCTGAAGCTGGCGGGGCAGCCTGTGGCACCCTCCTGGCTGGCCTTTCGTCACAAG GGGCCATGCTGGTATCCCAGGCTTCCCTGGCCCCTGTGGCATCTACTGTTGGCTCCTTCCTGTCGGGGTTCTCTGCTGTCACCTCGGCTGCTGCTCCAATTGGAG GGGCTGTCCTGGCCCCTGTGGCCTCTGCCGTTGGACCTCTGCTGGGGGCACTGAATGTGGGCTCTGTGGCTGCTGCCCCAATTGGAG TCAAGGCTGCTGCAGTCGTGACTGGTGGAG TCCTGACCGTGGGTGCCGTGCCCGTGGTTCTGGGTGCCATTGGCTTCACTGGGACAGGAATCGCTGCCTCCTCACTGGCGGCCAAGATGATGTCCATAGCTGCCATTGCCAACGGGGGCGGAGTCTCCGCGGGCAGCCTGGTGGCTACTCTGCAGTCAGTGG GAGCAGCTGGACTGTCCTGGTCGTCCAAAATGGCCCTGGGCTCTGCTGGGTCTGCCATTATGGCCCGCATAGTGGGTTTGTAA
- the LOC114089654 gene encoding interferon alpha-inducible protein 27-like protein 2B isoform X1: MMQTLGRLSQVWSNRSFLLGSMALTSASMLASSLATQLTSAVTMAEAGGAACGTLLAGLSSQGAMLVSQASLAPVASTVGSFLSGFSAVTSAAAPIGGAVLAPVASAVGPLLGALNVGSVAAAPIGVKAAAVVTGGVLTVGAVPVVLGAIGFTGTGIAASSLAAKMMSIAAIANGGGVSAGSLVATLQSVGRCSAGLAGEGTEEHRSHQGPSPDLTRGPRPQSCLTLLFSLRFL; this comes from the exons GTTTGGTCCAATAGAAGCTTTCTGCTCGGCAGCATGGCCCTTACGTCTGCAAGCATGCTGGCCTCCTCCCTGGCCACCCAGTTAACATCAGCAGTGACCATGGCTGAAGCTGGCGGGGCAGCCTGTGGCACCCTCCTGGCTGGCCTTTCGTCACAAG GGGCCATGCTGGTATCCCAGGCTTCCCTGGCCCCTGTGGCATCTACTGTTGGCTCCTTCCTGTCGGGGTTCTCTGCTGTCACCTCGGCTGCTGCTCCAATTGGAG GGGCTGTCCTGGCCCCTGTGGCCTCTGCCGTTGGACCTCTGCTGGGGGCACTGAATGTGGGCTCTGTGGCTGCTGCCCCAATTGGAG TCAAGGCTGCTGCAGTCGTGACTGGTGGAG TCCTGACCGTGGGTGCCGTGCCCGTGGTTCTGGGTGCCATTGGCTTCACTGGGACAGGAATCGCTGCCTCCTCACTGGCGGCCAAGATGATGTCCATAGCTGCCATTGCCAACGGGGGCGGAGTCTCCGCGGGCAGCCTGGTGGCTACTCTGCAGTCAGTGGGTAGGTGTTCGGCAGGGCTTGCTGGGGAGGGGACGGAGGAACACAGGAGCCACCAAGGACCCAGCCCAGATCTCACCCGTGGCCCTCGGCCGCagtcctgcctcaccctcctcttctctctcaggTTTCTctga
- the LOC114089654 gene encoding interferon alpha-inducible protein 27-like protein 2B isoform X5 produces MALTSASMLASSLATQLTSAVTMAEAGGAACGTLLAGLSSQGAMLVSQASLAPVASTVGSFLSGFSAVTSAAAPIGGAVLAPVASAVGPLLGALNVGSVAAAPIGVKAAAVVTGGVLTVGAVPVVLGAIGFTGTGIAASSLAAKMMSIAAIANGGGVSAGSLVATLQSVGRCSAGLAGEGTEEHRSHQGPSPDLTRGPRPQSCLTLLFSLRFL; encoded by the exons ATGGCCCTTACGTCTGCAAGCATGCTGGCCTCCTCCCTGGCCACCCAGTTAACATCAGCAGTGACCATGGCTGAAGCTGGCGGGGCAGCCTGTGGCACCCTCCTGGCTGGCCTTTCGTCACAAG GGGCCATGCTGGTATCCCAGGCTTCCCTGGCCCCTGTGGCATCTACTGTTGGCTCCTTCCTGTCGGGGTTCTCTGCTGTCACCTCGGCTGCTGCTCCAATTGGAG GGGCTGTCCTGGCCCCTGTGGCCTCTGCCGTTGGACCTCTGCTGGGGGCACTGAATGTGGGCTCTGTGGCTGCTGCCCCAATTGGAG TCAAGGCTGCTGCAGTCGTGACTGGTGGAG TCCTGACCGTGGGTGCCGTGCCCGTGGTTCTGGGTGCCATTGGCTTCACTGGGACAGGAATCGCTGCCTCCTCACTGGCGGCCAAGATGATGTCCATAGCTGCCATTGCCAACGGGGGCGGAGTCTCCGCGGGCAGCCTGGTGGCTACTCTGCAGTCAGTGGGTAGGTGTTCGGCAGGGCTTGCTGGGGAGGGGACGGAGGAACACAGGAGCCACCAAGGACCCAGCCCAGATCTCACCCGTGGCCCTCGGCCGCagtcctgcctcaccctcctcttctctctcaggTTTCTctga
- the LOC114089654 gene encoding interferon alpha-inducible protein 27-like protein 2B isoform X2, with protein sequence MERVNKVWSNRSFLLGSMALTSASMLASSLATQLTSAVTMAEAGGAACGTLLAGLSSQGAMLVSQASLAPVASTVGSFLSGFSAVTSAAAPIGGAVLAPVASAVGPLLGALNVGSVAAAPIGVKAAAVVTGGVLTVGAVPVVLGAIGFTGTGIAASSLAAKMMSIAAIANGGGVSAGSLVATLQSVGRCSAGLAGEGTEEHRSHQGPSPDLTRGPRPQSCLTLLFSLRFL encoded by the exons GTTTGGTCCAATAGAAGCTTTCTGCTCGGCAGCATGGCCCTTACGTCTGCAAGCATGCTGGCCTCCTCCCTGGCCACCCAGTTAACATCAGCAGTGACCATGGCTGAAGCTGGCGGGGCAGCCTGTGGCACCCTCCTGGCTGGCCTTTCGTCACAAG GGGCCATGCTGGTATCCCAGGCTTCCCTGGCCCCTGTGGCATCTACTGTTGGCTCCTTCCTGTCGGGGTTCTCTGCTGTCACCTCGGCTGCTGCTCCAATTGGAG GGGCTGTCCTGGCCCCTGTGGCCTCTGCCGTTGGACCTCTGCTGGGGGCACTGAATGTGGGCTCTGTGGCTGCTGCCCCAATTGGAG TCAAGGCTGCTGCAGTCGTGACTGGTGGAG TCCTGACCGTGGGTGCCGTGCCCGTGGTTCTGGGTGCCATTGGCTTCACTGGGACAGGAATCGCTGCCTCCTCACTGGCGGCCAAGATGATGTCCATAGCTGCCATTGCCAACGGGGGCGGAGTCTCCGCGGGCAGCCTGGTGGCTACTCTGCAGTCAGTGGGTAGGTGTTCGGCAGGGCTTGCTGGGGAGGGGACGGAGGAACACAGGAGCCACCAAGGACCCAGCCCAGATCTCACCCGTGGCCCTCGGCCGCagtcctgcctcaccctcctcttctctctcaggTTTCTctga